A region from the Desulfomarina profundi genome encodes:
- a CDS encoding DMT family transporter, whose amino-acid sequence MPYILLIMTTLFWSGNFVLSRGMNAQIPPITLSFWRWAVALLILSSFAFKHLYIQREIAIRHKKFIIMQGLLGVTGFNSLIYLALQSTTAINAVLVNSCIPVIIVIISWGIYNERLSFRQCIGVCISFSGVILIISGGNISTLVRLQYNHGDVLVFIAAVVWALYSVNLKRYPQELHPLAYLSAIVIVGLIALLPFYVLELFSGKTMVLTVNSVITIIYVALFASVLAFIFWNRAIAEVGANIAGPFIHLMPVFSTILAVIFLGETLTANHLQAIPFIFGGIMLTTFRPPGKVALQK is encoded by the coding sequence ATGCCATATATTCTTTTAATTATGACGACACTTTTCTGGTCTGGTAATTTTGTTCTCAGTAGGGGAATGAATGCGCAAATTCCACCAATTACTCTCTCTTTCTGGCGATGGGCGGTTGCACTGCTCATTCTCTCTTCCTTTGCCTTCAAACATCTTTACATTCAGCGGGAAATTGCCATCCGGCATAAAAAGTTTATTATTATGCAGGGTCTGTTAGGTGTCACCGGCTTTAATAGCCTTATCTATCTGGCTTTACAATCGACAACTGCCATTAATGCCGTGCTCGTTAATTCCTGTATTCCTGTAATTATCGTAATTATATCATGGGGGATTTACAACGAACGTCTCAGCTTCAGACAATGTATCGGGGTGTGTATTTCGTTCAGCGGTGTAATCCTGATTATCTCCGGTGGAAATATTTCAACGCTTGTCAGACTACAGTATAACCATGGAGATGTTCTGGTGTTTATTGCGGCTGTTGTCTGGGCACTTTACTCGGTGAACCTGAAAAGATATCCACAGGAGTTGCATCCTCTTGCATACCTGAGCGCAATTGTTATTGTGGGATTAATTGCCCTGCTGCCATTTTATGTTCTCGAGCTGTTCTCAGGAAAAACAATGGTTCTCACTGTTAACTCTGTGATTACCATTATCTACGTTGCACTTTTTGCCTCTGTCCTGGCGTTTATTTTTTGGAATCGTGCTATCGCCGAGGTCGGGGCTAATATTGCCGGGCCATTTATTCATCTTATGCCCGTTTTCAGCACCATTCTTGCGGTGATTTTTCTCGGTGAAACCCTCACCGCCAATCATCTTCAGGCAATTCCTTTTATTTTTGGAGGCATCATGCTTACAACGTTCAGACCCCCAGGAAAAGTCGCTTTGCAAAAATAA
- a CDS encoding flagellar basal body P-ring protein FlgI, producing the protein MKHIFSVLIITTLIVSLLSPDDSYGVRIKDIAQVHGVRNNQLMGYGLVTGLNGTGDDMKKSKFTLQAVYNMMTRHGITIDPAKINDIKIKNVAAVIVTANLPPFARSGSTIDIQVSSMGDAKSLAGGTLLMTPLVGADGKVYAVAQGPLAIGAFSFGGKAAQAQKNHPTVGRIAGGAIVENSVNVDIGKDGTLEYQLRQADFTTSANMAEAINRRFGKGTAFPESSSSVKVLIPKSYRNRIVEFVAGMEHLDVDADSTAKVVVNERTGTIVMGKDVRLSTVAVSHGNLSLIIRDDYEVSQPNPLAEGDTVITPKTNVSVVEEEGELVLLDMKKGISIGEIANALNAIGATPRDLIAIFQAIKASGSMHGELIIL; encoded by the coding sequence ATGAAACATATATTCTCAGTTTTAATCATCACAACATTGATAGTCTCTCTCCTGTCACCTGATGATTCCTATGGTGTACGTATAAAAGACATTGCCCAGGTCCATGGAGTAAGAAACAATCAGCTCATGGGATACGGTCTTGTTACTGGTCTGAACGGTACAGGGGATGATATGAAAAAATCGAAATTCACCCTTCAGGCTGTCTACAATATGATGACCAGGCATGGTATCACTATCGATCCTGCAAAAATTAATGACATAAAAATCAAAAATGTTGCGGCTGTCATTGTCACTGCAAATCTCCCGCCTTTTGCCCGATCAGGCTCCACCATCGATATTCAGGTTTCATCAATGGGTGATGCGAAAAGCCTGGCAGGGGGCACACTCCTCATGACACCTCTCGTCGGAGCTGATGGAAAGGTGTACGCTGTAGCCCAGGGTCCTCTGGCCATAGGAGCCTTTTCCTTTGGCGGCAAGGCTGCCCAGGCCCAGAAAAACCATCCCACAGTCGGTCGGATTGCAGGTGGCGCGATAGTCGAGAACAGTGTCAACGTCGATATCGGTAAAGACGGCACTCTTGAATACCAGCTTCGCCAGGCGGATTTCACCACATCGGCAAATATGGCTGAGGCAATCAACAGAAGATTCGGCAAGGGAACAGCCTTTCCTGAAAGTTCTTCATCCGTAAAGGTTTTGATACCCAAATCATACAGAAACAGGATCGTGGAATTTGTCGCAGGTATGGAACATCTCGATGTGGATGCCGATTCCACAGCAAAAGTTGTAGTCAACGAACGAACGGGGACCATCGTCATGGGTAAGGACGTCCGGTTATCAACCGTTGCGGTGTCCCATGGGAATCTGAGCTTGATCATCAGGGATGATTACGAAGTCTCCCAACCCAACCCCCTGGCTGAAGGAGACACTGTTATTACCCCTAAAACCAATGTCTCTGTTGTTGAAGAGGAAGGAGAGCTTGTTCTCCTTGACATGAAAAAAGGAATTTCCATCGGTGAAATCGCAAACGCTCTGAATGCCATTGGTGCCACTCCGAGAGATCTTATTGCAATTTTTCAGGCAATAAAAGCGTCCGGGTCCATGCATGGCGAACTTATTATTCTTTAA
- a CDS encoding FliA/WhiG family RNA polymerase sigma factor, translated as MLYNQNPHNNDRSRLIRDNLYLVDIIVGRMVTQVPSFMNRDDMKSAGMVGLLDASNKFDPSKKILFKTFAEYRIRGAILDEMRKLDWFSRSLRDKQNRIGKTIADLELQLGRDPEDHEVARAMNLSLEEYQSMLGEVSHLGCVSLNETLDHTVEGRSFLETLVDQRTSALPGKRIEDQELTKKLAEIIGQLSKKEQLVISLYYYEELTQKEIAEILELSEGRVSQLHSQALIKLRNKVEARLH; from the coding sequence ATGCTCTATAACCAAAATCCTCATAATAACGACAGATCCCGCCTTATCCGGGACAACCTTTACCTGGTTGACATTATTGTCGGCAGAATGGTCACCCAGGTGCCCTCCTTTATGAACAGGGATGACATGAAAAGTGCCGGCATGGTTGGACTGCTGGACGCCTCAAATAAATTTGATCCAAGCAAAAAAATATTATTCAAAACCTTTGCCGAGTATAGAATCAGAGGTGCCATTCTTGATGAAATGAGAAAACTTGACTGGTTTTCCCGCTCCCTGAGAGACAAACAGAACAGAATCGGGAAAACAATTGCTGACCTCGAACTGCAACTGGGAAGAGACCCGGAGGACCACGAAGTTGCCAGGGCAATGAATCTTTCCCTGGAAGAGTATCAGTCAATGCTTGGGGAAGTGAGCCACCTGGGCTGCGTCAGCCTGAATGAAACGCTCGATCATACCGTCGAAGGGAGATCCTTTCTTGAAACACTTGTTGACCAGCGAACCAGTGCTCTCCCCGGAAAAAGAATTGAAGACCAGGAATTGACGAAAAAGCTGGCGGAAATCATAGGACAATTATCTAAAAAAGAACAACTGGTCATCTCCCTGTACTACTATGAAGAGCTGACCCAGAAGGAGATAGCTGAAATCCTGGAGCTGTCGGAGGGCCGGGTCTCCCAGCTGCACAGCCAGGCCCTGATAAAACTCAGAAACAAAGTCGAAGCCAGACTCCACTGA
- the flgA gene encoding flagellar basal body P-ring formation chaperone FlgA: MFKKILLIVFIISTTVPAYGLQITFRKNATVNGRSITLGDIVDFDEDSEFSRALASQVIGQAPLPGETVSLRSLRIKNYLLTTLDLPDNTLWKGSPSVSLSRLGIYIGPTKILKIIDEYLEKNKRNLPDAEIHFNPGALPIPFTLPAGKLTYEVVPSNPRILGSSRFSIIFRVNDRVAKNMSIKGKLEALAPVVIAATRLSKGTILNRSHLTLATRDLGKFSSAGTDINKFFGKRLKRSLREGSVINTAMIEARPVIKRGQRVKIVLHHGAMFLSAVGIARNDGRQDQMIRVQNISSNKIIYCRVASAGLVEVVL; this comes from the coding sequence ATGTTCAAAAAAATTCTTCTCATAGTTTTCATTATTTCAACAACCGTACCTGCCTATGGTCTGCAGATCACCTTCAGGAAGAATGCTACTGTAAACGGTAGATCCATCACCCTTGGTGATATTGTTGATTTTGATGAAGATTCAGAGTTCAGCCGGGCTCTGGCATCCCAGGTAATCGGCCAGGCTCCTCTGCCGGGAGAAACTGTTTCTCTTCGTTCACTGCGGATCAAAAACTATCTGCTCACAACATTGGATTTACCGGATAACACCCTCTGGAAAGGCTCTCCCTCAGTCTCTCTGAGTCGACTCGGCATTTATATCGGACCCACCAAAATCCTGAAAATCATAGACGAATATCTTGAAAAAAATAAAAGGAACCTGCCAGACGCTGAAATTCATTTTAATCCCGGTGCCCTTCCGATTCCCTTTACCCTGCCTGCCGGAAAACTCACCTATGAAGTTGTACCATCCAACCCTCGAATTCTTGGGAGTTCGCGTTTCTCAATTATTTTCAGGGTCAATGATCGCGTAGCCAAAAACATGTCCATAAAAGGAAAACTTGAAGCTCTGGCACCGGTGGTTATTGCTGCGACCAGGTTATCAAAAGGTACAATTTTAAACAGAAGCCATCTTACCCTGGCAACAAGAGATCTCGGCAAGTTTTCATCTGCTGGTACAGATATTAATAAATTCTTTGGAAAGAGATTAAAACGAAGTCTCAGAGAAGGTTCTGTCATCAATACCGCGATGATAGAAGCACGCCCTGTCATAAAAAGAGGACAACGTGTAAAAATTGTTCTCCACCATGGTGCCATGTTCCTGTCCGCTGTTGGTATCGCGAGAAATGATGGACGTCAGGATCAGATGATTCGTGTACAGAACATCAGTTCAAATAAAATAATCTACTGCCGGGTCGCATCCGCCGGCCTGGTGGAGGTGGTGCTGTAA
- a CDS encoding hybrid sensor histidine kinase/response regulator, translated as MNDVKRILLVDDEPHFCHSLAEVLRCNGYHVSLALEGRQALALLKKEVFDLLLLDVDLPDMPGYRIMEKLTGENRDVSTIMLTGFARVETAVEAMKLGAYDYLRKPLDYELLFNTMNKAVERSRLLHDLALSKEREKLLIDASWEGIVIHSEGRLLDANKQFTDMFGYDPKELRGQLFREKILLESGKDHGFSGNICRLEEEGELTGIRRDGSRFPVEVNCRRMKYRGKIVQVCAIRDITERVLAEQEKIELEKRLAVSSKMETLGLMAGSVAHDLNNILSGLVTMPELLLLELGREHSLSEYVKIIHETGREAASVVSDLLTIARGATIEKKVCDLNLLLRKFLRVFRERGDEHFEGITIVERYEAGPLNSYCSEVHLGKVIMNLVSNAAEELKGKGTIELRTDRVVLSSTRSGYEKIPPGIYNVLSVQDNGSGILAGDRGKIFEPFYSKKKMGKSGTGLGLSIVWNAIHDHDGFIDLISSEEGTCFDLYIPATEDRIEQRSKVVAYDAQIKGSREKILVVDDQEKQRKIASSLLRYLGYRADAVGSGEEAVEYIRHNSVDLVLLDMILERGMNGRETYERIIQVKPGQRAIIASGFAQNEEVHKTLSLGASRFIKKPYTLEQLGGAVKLALSHSPP; from the coding sequence ATGAATGATGTAAAACGAATTCTTCTTGTGGATGACGAGCCCCATTTCTGTCATAGTCTTGCAGAGGTTTTGCGGTGTAATGGTTATCATGTTTCACTTGCCTTGGAAGGTCGCCAGGCCCTGGCGCTGCTGAAGAAGGAGGTCTTTGATCTTCTCCTTTTGGATGTTGATCTGCCGGACATGCCCGGTTATCGCATAATGGAAAAGCTGACGGGTGAAAACAGGGATGTGTCTACCATAATGCTGACTGGATTTGCAAGGGTTGAAACAGCAGTTGAGGCCATGAAACTTGGCGCTTACGATTATCTCAGAAAGCCGCTGGATTACGAATTACTGTTCAACACCATGAATAAAGCTGTTGAGCGAAGTCGATTGTTACACGACCTTGCTTTAAGCAAGGAGAGAGAAAAACTGTTGATCGATGCATCTTGGGAGGGCATTGTTATCCATTCGGAAGGGCGTCTTCTTGATGCCAACAAACAGTTTACCGATATGTTTGGGTATGACCCCAAGGAGCTTCGCGGGCAGCTCTTTCGGGAAAAAATACTACTGGAGTCAGGAAAAGATCATGGTTTTTCCGGCAATATCTGCCGATTGGAAGAAGAGGGAGAACTGACAGGAATCCGGAGGGATGGTAGTCGTTTCCCTGTTGAAGTCAACTGCCGTCGGATGAAATACAGGGGGAAGATTGTTCAGGTCTGTGCTATTCGTGATATTACTGAGCGGGTTCTGGCTGAACAGGAAAAAATCGAACTGGAAAAACGACTTGCCGTATCCTCTAAAATGGAAACCCTGGGCCTTATGGCGGGGTCGGTAGCACATGACCTCAACAATATCCTGTCCGGGCTTGTAACCATGCCGGAGTTGTTGCTGCTCGAACTTGGCAGAGAACACTCCTTGTCCGAGTATGTAAAAATTATCCATGAGACTGGTCGGGAGGCCGCTTCGGTAGTTTCGGATCTGCTTACCATTGCCCGTGGGGCAACAATTGAAAAAAAAGTATGTGATCTCAACCTGTTGCTCAGAAAATTTCTTCGTGTATTCAGGGAGAGAGGAGATGAGCATTTTGAGGGAATTACAATAGTTGAACGATATGAAGCCGGTCCTTTAAACAGTTATTGTTCCGAAGTGCATCTCGGCAAGGTCATAATGAACCTGGTTAGTAATGCGGCCGAAGAATTGAAAGGAAAAGGAACCATTGAACTTCGAACGGATCGAGTTGTCCTTTCCAGTACACGTTCCGGATACGAGAAGATCCCACCCGGGATCTATAATGTACTCAGCGTGCAGGATAACGGATCCGGTATCCTGGCTGGAGACAGGGGAAAGATCTTTGAGCCTTTTTATTCGAAAAAAAAGATGGGAAAGAGTGGAACTGGCCTGGGGTTGTCTATTGTCTGGAATGCGATTCATGATCACGATGGGTTTATCGATTTGATAAGCAGTGAAGAAGGGACTTGCTTTGACCTGTATATTCCGGCTACGGAAGATCGTATCGAACAACGGAGTAAGGTCGTTGCTTATGATGCACAGATAAAGGGAAGCCGGGAAAAAATTCTCGTTGTTGACGACCAGGAAAAACAGAGAAAAATTGCCAGCAGCCTGTTACGCTACCTTGGCTACAGGGCAGATGCTGTAGGAAGCGGAGAGGAGGCGGTGGAGTATATACGACACAATTCCGTTGACCTTGTTCTTCTTGACATGATACTTGAACGGGGTATGAATGGTCGTGAGACCTATGAACGGATTATCCAGGTCAAACCCGGCCAGAGGGCAATTATTGCCAGCGGTTTTGCCCAGAACGAGGAAGTTCACAAGACCCTGAGCCTGGGAGCAAGCAGGTTCATCAAAAAGCCCTATACCCTTGAGCAGTTGGGAGGAGCCGTGAAACTGGCGCTGTCCCATTCCCCTCCTTGA
- a CDS encoding flagellar basal body L-ring protein FlgH: protein MNKLKKTLAVSKIILNVLVLVFLTSCASPPPRIATIPEPLEEIKTGDSIAKESGSIWSERNSSMFADRKAKNIGDIVTVLISEQASASKQASTKTDRTTSMSASIPNFFGLENDKIWNGHNPVDLSNLVKADFKNGFDGNGTTTRKEDLTASLTTQVVGKYPNGQLKIRGGKEVMVNNEVQIIYLTGIVRPVDITAANTVSSNKILNARITYTGKGAVSDKQEPGWMMRTLDNIWPF, encoded by the coding sequence ATGAATAAATTGAAGAAAACCCTTGCTGTTTCAAAAATCATACTCAATGTACTTGTCCTTGTTTTCCTGACATCCTGTGCTTCTCCCCCACCCAGAATTGCAACCATCCCGGAACCTCTGGAGGAAATCAAGACAGGTGATTCAATAGCAAAGGAAAGCGGATCCATCTGGAGTGAAAGAAACAGTTCCATGTTTGCCGACAGAAAGGCGAAAAATATCGGAGATATTGTAACCGTACTTATTTCAGAGCAGGCCAGTGCCTCAAAACAGGCCTCCACCAAAACGGATCGTACAACCAGCATGTCTGCGTCCATTCCCAATTTTTTTGGTCTTGAAAATGATAAGATCTGGAACGGCCATAATCCTGTTGATCTCTCTAACCTGGTCAAGGCCGATTTTAAAAATGGCTTTGACGGTAATGGAACGACCACCCGCAAGGAGGATCTGACGGCATCCCTCACCACCCAGGTCGTCGGTAAATACCCAAATGGCCAGCTAAAAATCAGGGGCGGAAAGGAAGTTATGGTCAACAATGAGGTCCAGATTATCTACCTTACCGGAATTGTCAGGCCCGTTGACATTACAGCCGCCAACACGGTCAGCTCAAATAAGATACTGAACGCACGCATCACCTATACCGGCAAAGGGGCAGTCAGTGACAAACAGGAACCCGGCTGGATGATGCGGACACTTGATAATATCTGGCCGTTTTAG
- a CDS encoding rod-binding protein: MDFKIDPRMLISPKPPTTSDRKAQDLKALRESSQQLESLFVMEMLKAMRKTIPEGGLFEKSTSTEIYQEMLDMETAKATVAGPGLGIADAIYKQMAPLIEKKK; encoded by the coding sequence ATGGATTTCAAAATAGATCCGAGGATGTTGATCAGTCCGAAACCCCCGACGACCTCAGACAGAAAAGCTCAAGACCTGAAAGCTCTGAGAGAATCAAGCCAGCAACTTGAATCTCTGTTTGTTATGGAAATGTTGAAAGCCATGCGCAAGACCATTCCTGAAGGAGGACTTTTTGAAAAAAGCACTTCCACGGAAATTTATCAGGAAATGCTTGATATGGAGACAGCAAAAGCCACAGTTGCCGGCCCCGGCCTTGGAATTGCCGATGCCATTTACAAACAGATGGCGCCACTCATTGAAAAGAAAAAATAA
- the flgG gene encoding flagellar basal-body rod protein FlgG has product MIRSLWTGTTGMHGQQLNIDVIANNLANVSTTGFKKSKADFQDLLYQTMKVPGSQTSTDTESPTGILIGLGVKPAAVTKIFTQGDLILTENELDVAIEGNGFLQIEMPNGNTAYTRAGALKRDSNGRLTNSDGYPVLPTITIPDGSRQITISETGIVSALIGDDTVSTELGTMELATFTNPAGLAAIGKNLFEETSASGTAQTGTPGEDGYGTLLQTYLEGSNVNIVEEIANMITTQRAYEINSKTIQTSDEMMQTTNNLV; this is encoded by the coding sequence ATGATCAGATCGCTCTGGACCGGTACAACCGGTATGCATGGACAGCAATTGAACATCGACGTCATTGCCAATAATCTCGCCAATGTCAGTACCACGGGGTTTAAAAAGAGCAAAGCAGATTTTCAGGATCTCCTCTACCAGACCATGAAGGTACCTGGCAGCCAGACATCCACCGACACGGAATCACCTACCGGTATTCTGATCGGCCTTGGTGTCAAGCCTGCCGCCGTCACCAAAATCTTCACCCAGGGGGATCTTATTCTTACGGAAAATGAGCTGGATGTAGCCATTGAAGGCAATGGATTTCTTCAGATTGAAATGCCAAACGGCAATACAGCCTATACCCGTGCCGGCGCTCTCAAAAGAGACAGCAACGGCAGATTGACCAATTCAGACGGATATCCTGTTCTGCCAACCATTACCATTCCCGATGGATCCAGACAGATAACCATCAGTGAAACCGGAATTGTCAGCGCCCTTATTGGCGACGATACTGTCAGCACCGAACTGGGAACCATGGAACTCGCAACCTTTACCAATCCCGCCGGTCTTGCAGCAATTGGTAAAAATCTTTTTGAAGAGACGTCCGCTTCTGGTACGGCACAAACCGGAACTCCCGGTGAAGATGGATACGGTACTCTTCTGCAAACCTATCTTGAAGGTTCCAATGTTAATATCGTTGAGGAAATCGCCAATATGATCACGACCCAGAGAGCTTATGAGATCAATTCCAAAACAATCCAGACTTCTGATGAAATGATGCAGACAACAAACAACCTTGTATAG
- a CDS encoding MinD/ParA family protein, which produces MTNTSHNTGDQAQTLRDLSSQHHTPAFQNDSESVTSVYSITSGKGGVGKTAVVANLAYTLATMGKRVLILDADLGLANIDVVFGLTPTYNLNHFFSGDHELQKIIVDGPLGIKILPAGSGIQNFTRLDTHQKMRLLDGLDSMHNHFDYVLIDTEAGISENVTYFNTAAQEILVVTTPEPTAITDAYALMKLLSTQYHEKKFNLLVNQIRTEDDALDVYRKLTMVANRYLDISIDYLGSIPEDRQMIESIRKQKVISELSPGSKISNAFSKLASRICSEPTQVDPKGNIQFFWKKLLKIGGRV; this is translated from the coding sequence ATGACTAATACATCACACAATACAGGCGATCAGGCACAGACACTGAGAGATTTGAGTTCCCAGCACCACACCCCTGCCTTCCAAAATGACAGCGAGAGTGTTACCAGTGTCTACTCCATCACCAGTGGTAAAGGCGGCGTGGGTAAAACCGCGGTTGTAGCAAATCTTGCCTACACACTTGCAACAATGGGTAAGCGTGTCCTTATACTTGATGCGGATCTTGGACTCGCCAATATCGATGTGGTCTTCGGTCTTACACCCACATATAATCTCAATCATTTTTTCTCCGGCGACCATGAGTTACAGAAAATAATTGTAGATGGTCCCCTGGGAATAAAAATCCTGCCGGCAGGATCAGGAATTCAGAATTTTACCCGCCTTGACACCCATCAGAAAATGAGGCTTCTTGATGGACTTGATTCCATGCATAATCATTTTGACTATGTCCTCATTGATACTGAAGCAGGTATTTCCGAAAACGTCACCTATTTCAATACAGCTGCCCAGGAAATTCTGGTGGTAACCACACCAGAACCCACCGCCATTACAGATGCATATGCTCTGATGAAACTGCTCTCAACCCAGTATCACGAAAAAAAATTCAACCTTCTCGTCAACCAGATTCGCACGGAAGATGACGCCCTTGATGTCTATCGAAAGTTGACCATGGTTGCAAACAGGTACCTTGACATTTCCATAGATTATCTGGGGTCTATCCCAGAGGATCGTCAGATGATCGAGTCCATAAGAAAGCAGAAAGTCATCAGTGAACTCTCTCCGGGATCAAAAATTAGCAATGCTTTTTCCAAGCTTGCCAGCCGTATCTGCTCTGAACCAACACAGGTTGATCCCAAGGGAAATATCCAGTTTTTCTGGAAGAAACTGCTTAAAATCGGAGGAAGAGTTTAG
- the flgF gene encoding flagellar basal-body rod protein FlgF, with amino-acid sequence MVSGKYAALAGAISREQSIANISANLANISTTGFKKSTVSFEAILKGEQQANSAKGINYDRIKKNYIDFTPGPMKPTENPLDIAINGSGFFKVQGRDGILYTRRGDFQINEEGLLTTSNGLKVLDEAGAEITIPDTDTSSIGVGNSGTIFILGPRGSRAEVAKLAIVDVDDTSKLKREPDTTFSLQNGGNEIPAENYRVLQGRLELSNVNMATEMAKLIDNQRTFETYHKVLKSYSTIGEKLEELGTVG; translated from the coding sequence ATGGTCTCAGGAAAATATGCCGCACTTGCCGGTGCAATATCAAGAGAACAGTCTATTGCCAATATCAGCGCAAACCTGGCCAATATCAGTACAACAGGCTTCAAAAAGTCCACCGTCAGCTTTGAAGCCATACTCAAGGGTGAACAGCAGGCCAATAGCGCAAAAGGAATCAATTACGACAGGATAAAAAAGAATTATATCGACTTTACTCCCGGCCCAATGAAACCAACGGAAAATCCACTGGACATTGCAATAAACGGGTCTGGTTTTTTCAAGGTTCAGGGCAGAGATGGAATTCTCTATACGAGAAGAGGTGACTTCCAGATAAACGAAGAAGGATTGCTGACCACCAGTAACGGTCTCAAGGTTCTTGATGAAGCCGGGGCAGAAATAACCATTCCCGATACTGACACCAGCAGCATAGGTGTTGGTAACAGTGGTACGATTTTCATCCTTGGTCCCAGAGGCAGCAGAGCCGAAGTTGCAAAACTGGCTATTGTTGATGTTGACGATACATCAAAACTGAAAAGGGAACCGGATACTACATTTTCTCTCCAAAACGGAGGGAATGAAATTCCGGCCGAAAATTACAGGGTGCTCCAGGGTAGACTGGAACTCTCCAATGTCAATATGGCCACAGAAATGGCAAAACTCATAGATAATCAGAGAACTTTCGAAACATATCACAAAGTATTGAAAAGTTATTCCACCATCGGTGAAAAACTCGAAGAGCTCGGAACAGTAGGATAA
- the flhF gene encoding flagellar biosynthesis protein FlhF, producing the protein MQVKVFESEDMASGLKMVKKELGPDALILSTRTIKNGKMGLLGKPMLEITAAIDSVQPAISEETQSFSVKEPAMKKRRASGFNCVVDDTFPTHSSQQNEKNQKYPDLSADKNLENIQSNTAEPSGDSIRSEVNELKDLVRDLAREISRIGSSEKNSGTTNPQSLQVSGNFHHDRRQQIQGDHILSLLINRGINVESSRTIASFLRESLTEQELCMEDLVRDAIVETIQDLIEVSPPDFNTLDGQHIMAFVGPTGVGKTTTLAKIAAFYLAGFSRSIALITIDTYRIAAVEQLKVYGEIMHLPVDVVITPDQLVQAIEKHRDKELILIDTAGRSPRDEFCIEELSTFLHPELNIEKHLVLSATTREKELLETIGRFEPLGISHTIFTKIDECTNLGILLNIQIQNSNPLSYVTNGQRVPEDLLEISQKKVAELIMSQHEGPMHD; encoded by the coding sequence ATGCAAGTTAAAGTATTTGAATCAGAAGATATGGCATCTGGGTTGAAGATGGTCAAGAAGGAGCTTGGACCAGATGCTCTTATCCTCTCCACCAGGACTATCAAAAACGGGAAAATGGGTCTACTCGGGAAACCCATGCTGGAAATTACCGCTGCAATAGATTCAGTCCAGCCTGCCATTTCTGAAGAGACTCAATCTTTTTCCGTAAAGGAGCCTGCAATGAAAAAGAGGAGGGCTTCGGGGTTCAACTGTGTAGTGGATGACACTTTTCCCACACATTCATCCCAGCAAAATGAAAAAAATCAAAAATATCCTGACCTGTCCGCTGATAAAAATTTGGAAAACATCCAGTCAAACACTGCTGAACCTTCAGGTGATTCCATAAGAAGCGAAGTCAATGAATTAAAAGATCTGGTCAGGGATCTGGCCAGGGAAATATCCAGGATTGGCAGTTCTGAAAAAAACAGTGGAACAACCAATCCTCAGAGTCTGCAGGTTTCCGGAAATTTCCACCATGACAGGAGACAGCAGATCCAGGGCGATCATATTCTTTCATTATTAATCAATCGCGGCATTAATGTTGAATCTTCAAGAACCATTGCCTCATTTCTCAGGGAAAGCTTGACTGAACAGGAATTGTGCATGGAAGACCTGGTCAGAGATGCCATAGTTGAAACTATTCAGGATCTAATAGAAGTATCCCCTCCTGATTTCAATACCCTGGATGGTCAGCACATCATGGCATTTGTCGGACCTACAGGTGTTGGAAAAACAACGACACTGGCCAAAATTGCGGCCTTCTATCTTGCGGGATTTTCCAGATCCATTGCCCTCATCACCATTGACACATACAGAATCGCCGCAGTGGAACAACTCAAGGTCTACGGTGAAATCATGCATCTTCCTGTCGATGTTGTGATTACTCCGGATCAGCTGGTACAGGCGATCGAAAAACACAGGGATAAAGAGCTTATCCTTATAGATACAGCAGGCCGAAGTCCCAGGGATGAATTCTGTATCGAAGAACTCTCCACCTTCCTTCATCCGGAACTCAATATTGAAAAGCATCTGGTTCTTTCCGCCACTACACGTGAAAAAGAACTACTCGAAACAATCGGGCGCTTTGAACCTCTTGGGATCTCCCACACGATCTTCACCAAAATTGATGAATGCACTAACCTTGGAATTCTGCTGAACATACAGATTCAAAACAGTAACCCTCTCTCCTATGTTACAAACGGGCAACGTGTCCCGGAGGACCTGCTGGAGATTTCGCAAAAAAAGGTAGCGGAACTCATCATGTCCCAACATGAAGGACCAATGCATGACTAA